GATAGGGTAAACAGCCACATCTCGACTGGTGCCTCAAGAATCATCTAAGAAGTGCAAACACGGAAAGAAAAATGGAAGGATATTCCAAGCAACATGAGAAAAGTTCGCAGAAATTAACACATCatgaagtggagaaccgtgtTCTTCAAGGGGAAGATCTGCCTTAAAGACATCAGGAAAATCACAACGCAGGTTCTAAACCGATTCACTACCTCTGCAAACCTGGCATACCCCTGCTGGAGCAGGAAACACGGCCTAAAAAACACTCTCAGAAAACATATAGCAAATTGTTAATGTGACATCCAATGATGTCAATAGTGGTAACTTGTTAGTGGATGATGAGGACACATACAAGAATATCGTTATAAAACACCATGCAGTTAATTACTTCCATAACCTTTTGGGAGGTGCTAACACGCCAACAACTTCGTCTCCTCCTGACATTGCGTCAATTATGCAAGTTAAATGTTCTGCTGAAGCTATTACCTCTCTTGCAGCTCCATTCTCTGACATTGACATTGAAAAGGCTTTCTTATCCCTCCCTAAGAACAAGTCTCCTGGTCCTGACGGTTATCCAGCCGAATTCTTCACTGGAAATTGGAGGGTGATTGGGTGTGATATGATAGCTGCTGTGAAAGAATTCTTGAGCACAGGTGAGCTGTTACAGCAATGGAATGCAACCCTCCTTATTCTGGTTCCTAAAAAGGCCAATGCAAACAAGATCACTGAGTTCAGACCCATCGCCTGCTGCAATATGGTGTACAAAGTGGCTTCGAAGTTACTAGCCAACAGGCTGAAAGACCATCTCTCGACGCTAATCTCCACTTCTCAGTCAGCCTTTGTCCCCGGTCGCTTTCTGGTGGAAAATGTGCTCTTGGCTACGGAACTTTTCACTGGGTACAACTGGAAAAAAATCTCCAAGCGTTGCATGCTCAAGGTTGATCTCCAGAAGGCTTTTGATACCGTAGACTGAGATTTCGTTCTATATACCCTGGAAGCGCTTGAGTTCCCCTTGATTTTCCGTAACCTGATCAAGAAATGCCTAACTACTACGTGCTTCTCTGTTGCCATAAATGGAGAACGTTGTGGCTACTTCAAAGGCACCAGAGGGCTTAGGCAGGGCGACCCTCTTTCGCCATATCTCTTTGTCCTTGCTCTGGAAGTCTTTACTCAACAGCTGAAGAGGAAATATACTGACGGGTCCATTGGCTACCTCCCCAACACTTCCTCTCCAGGTTACTCACCTATCCTTTGCTGATGAGTTGATGATATTTGCGGATGGAAAAGCTGATTCTGTAAAATGCATTGCTGATACAATGGAGGAGTTTGCTCTTTGGTCGGGTTTAAGGATGAACAAGTCAAAGACAGAGCTGTACACTGCTGGTCTGAACAACGCTGAAACCTTGGAGATCTCCCGGCTTGGGTTCACTATGGGTTCAATGCCTATCCGATACCTAGGTCTCCCGCTGATGTACAAAAAGCTCAGGCTCACTGACTACAGGCCGTTAATCGATAGGATATCATCAAACTTCAACAGCTGGTCGGCCAAAGCCCTCTCGTTTGCAGGGAGAAGACGGCTCCTGTCCTCTGTTATCTATGGCTCCATCAACTTCTGGACTACAGCTTTTATTCTCCCTAAAAACTGTATTAAGAAGGTGGAATCCCTGTGCTCTCAGTTTCTTTGGGGTGGCACAGAAACGAAGAAAAGCATTGCTAAAGTGGCCTGGAAGACTGTAACTCTCCCCAAGCGTGAAGGAGGTCTTGGACTCCGTGATATTTTTCGTTGGAATAAAACACCCTAGCTCAAGCTGATTTGGAGGCTATTCACAGCTAAGGACTCTCTTTGGGCATCTTGGGTGAAGGAGTACAGAATCAAAGGTGAAAACTTCTGGGCTTTGGATGTCACCAAATGCACATCATCTTCATGGCGCTCTCTCCTCTCCCTGCGAGGGCTTGCTGCTCGTTTCCTGAAGGCAAAACTGGGTAAATGTCAGCAATTAAGCTTCTGGTATGATCAGTGGACGCCTCTTGGACCCCTTATAAATCGCTTTGGTACGCTAGGCCCGAGGGAATTGCAGATTCCAGTGGTAGCTTCTGTTGCGCAGGCCTGCAATAACGATGGTTGGCTTATCAGAGGGGCCCGGTCTCCGGCTGCTGAAGAGCTCCATACGTACCTTACCACCATTCTTCTCCCTTCGCTGAGTACTATAGATGACACCTATGTGTGGGAGATAGATGGCAATGAATTGCAAAACGTTTCCACGAGTGAGACTTTGAGCATGGTAAGAAACAGAGCTTTGGAGCAGAGATGGACTCAAAACATTTGGTTCAAAGGCCACATTCCTAGGCATGCTTTCACTGCCTGGGTAGCGCATCAGGATCGATTACCTACAAGATCGCGACTAGTCGATTGGGGTATGAATATCCCATCCTCTGTTGTTGTCTCTGTAGTATTGAAATCGAAGCAGAGACCACCTATTCCTTCAGTGTGAGGTTAGCGAAGAGGTTTGGGGCTATGTGATATTTCGGCTTGGATACTCTTTCAGAGGATTTCACACCTGGACTGGTTTCTCAGAATGGATGGGAATACGAGATTCGGTAGTGAGCTTAACGCTCAAGCGTGCTGTTGCTCAGGTCACCATATCAAGCTTATGGACAGAGAGAAACAAGAGACTACATGATGGAGTCTCTCAAACGCCATCGATAATCTTCAAGATAATTGATCATATCATCAGAAACGCGATCCTCGGCAGAAGGAACACAGATCTATTCCAGCCTTTGATGCAGGAATGGCTCAGATATGAGTAGCTTTCTAAATTCTTAGAAGTTTTGCTGCTAGCTTGGCCTTGTTTATTTTTGCCAAGGTTAACTTAGCATAGTCTTTCCCTCCTTTTGTAAATGTACAAACCCTTCTCatattttggcaaaaaaaatatCGTTACAAAGATGCAGGAGGCGGCAGTGGACAAAAAGTTGGCAAAGACTGCATATCCGGAAGAACTCTTCTCTTATGCAGATACTCCATTCACGGTTGAAATTTTCCTCATCAAAATGCCAAGGAGATTCTCTTTTCCGAACATACAAATGTATGATGGAACAAGCAATTTGGATAGCCCGTGGCCCATTATAGGTAGAGGATGCTTACGATAGAAATCCAAAATGATATCAAAGAGACCACAATGTGCAAAGGTTTTGGTTCAACTATTACAGACCCACATTGCAATGGTACATCAATATGCCCAACATGTTGACACATTCCTTTGCAGCCTTGACTGAACAGTTTGTCGAGCAGTTCACGAACAACAGGAACCTAAAAAATTGATGACGATCTATATCATATCTTGCAGCATAGGGCCAAGCCCTTGCGTAACAAAATAGCACACTTCCGCCATAATATTGTATCCATCCCTAATGTAACGCCTTTATCGTCTTGTCTGCCTTCATGAGAGGCATGTTGCCCGACAGCGATCTTTACAAGGAAGTAACGAAGTATCAATATAGAACCATGGAAGACATTTGTTCTGGGTATGGGAACAATTAAAGTGGGAGGAGGATTAAGCATTTGGAATCAAACTCTCTCACAAACCAGAATCTAGAGTCATGAGAATTGAGAAAGGCAACAAAGATGAGAAACCCAATCACAAGCCATACAAAGAAGCAATAGGTAGGAGTAACAGGATATATCATCATCGACCGATAGAGAATGGCAGTAACAACATGGCCGAACATCTCTAAACTCTCCCTATTAAAACCGGAATTGTTCAACGTCATGAGGCAGACAGGCCCCCATGTTTAGTGGCCTTAGAAGATGAGAGGATCACACACATagcaaaatacaaataaattttgtgAGTTCCATAATGACAACAGTCTTTAAACAGAAGAGTACCTTTCATAAAAGATAGAGATCATTGGGTTACTAAAAACTAGTTACCTCATAGAATTCATATTCGATAGAGAGAAAAACTTGTGAACGAAAACGAGGAAAATAGTTAGTTGGCTCAAATTACTTTTGCTTCCCCACCACGCCACGATATGATGATCGTTGTCGTATCAGGAGGCTTGGAATTCAGAAGAATTACACATGCAGCCGCCAATAATAACACAAGGAGTGCCAATAATGGCAAAAAATCGAGAGACCAAACATAAAGCCCCTGCAAATTGACGTGATAAGCTTCACAAGCGAGGAGCATGAGAAAGTATGGCTTCGTAGCATGACACTCTGGTCGTATCTCTTACGGTTGAGAACTGTTTGGTAAAGAGAAGATTGGTGGACAACGGAAGCTCCACCAATATAATTTTTGTGAAGGCCTACAACGTCCTAGGACTGAAAAATATGCCATGATTCAGGAAAGCTACACCACTTGTAGGCTTTAGCGGGAAGGTCAAGCAGATTATAAAGCGGGAAGGTCAAGCAGATTATAGGTGAAGTAATCCTTCTTATTTATGCATAAAGAATAGACATGTCAATAAATTCATGGTAATACATTATGCCTCATGAGGCTTCCATGGATCCATGCCACCCTCCACCTTGTATTGGGTTGCCAAATTTCCTACCCCCTGagtaatcaaaaaaataaaagggaatCAAGAGAACTCTCGCTCTTCTTACTAGACAactatgaaattaaaaaaacagtGTTCTTTTAGAAATTACAATAAGCGTATAAGGCTTCTCACATTGAGAAGCCAGAGGTCGAGTAACTCGATGACGTTCTCCAGCAGAAATTTCAAGCTAGGATCCAAACTGCCAACTGCTCTAAGACATAGACTAATAAATTTCCTCCGGTCGAACTCTTAACGTTTTTCTTGGTCCCATGTGGATATTTCTTGTACTAACCCagagataatcatatataagCTGAAAGTTTATTCTCAGCATCATCTAGTAAGGCAGAAAATGCACATGTTTTCCATAATTAATAACGAAGTCAGCAACTTACTGGATGTCGGGTTTATATGGGAAGTGCAATACCTAGATTGGCTGGCAAACATCGTAGTGGTACGTAAGAAGAGTAGAAAATGGCAAGTCTGTATAAACTTTAAAGACCTTAACAAATCCTTCCTAAAGGATCCTTTCCCTCTGCTTCATATAGACAAGTTGGTTGATGTCACTACGAGACATCAGTTGATAAGCTTCATCGATGCCTTCTCCAGATATAATCAATACACATTCACTCATACGAAGATGAGAAAAATTCTTTCTTTAAATTGAGATGAATCTACTGCTACAAAGTCACGTCTTTCAGCCTGAAACATGATGTTTGTAGAGCCAATTGGCCAGACTATGGAGGTCTACAAAGAAGATATGCTCGTGAAATCATTAGATGCAAGAATGGCCAAATATTTTGTaacaatttttgaaagtttttttggatattttaaacAAATCATGCATAAAACATATTCCACCATTAATagaaaagaagatgaaatgATGGGTTATATATTCTGTAGAATGTAGAATGATGGATTATATATGCAAACGTCGTGAAATACATGACAAACTTTAGGAGATATGTCTTTTACAAATTTCATAACATAGAAAAATTAGTAGATTGCATTTTCTGGTATATTATAGCAAAATACGTAGATTGCATATTTTGAAGCTGGTTGATTGGGTGTGTAATCAGCTGAATTCATATTTACTGAGTTGATTACACACCAGTCTACCTATCCAAAATGGTAGAATATATATTCTGAGGCTGTAGaacacaaaatttatttttattttagctaCAAGTTCGAccataactatttttttttaaaaaaaatcttattttctttatatcatTCATTGTAATTTTAATTCTTACTAATCAAAACTACAAGGataagaaaatccaaaataagtaaaacaaaattttattatataaagataATAGTAAAATTTTGTCTCTTTTTGAAAAAACACATAAAATCAGGTCTTGcagaattttttaaatatattattttatttttcattactaaataataaaattactgTTGTCTTTTTGACATCTCTACCAATATATTCAAGGAAGCCTTaacagtaaaataaaatttatgatattaaggcaacagtattttttttttcctttttctaggTAAAATtccttataaaattttagatctttaagaattgtttttcaaaattattagtCTACTTTTCTCTaccaaataataattttaatatctttctaaaaaagattaataattccACTACGTGGTAGGATCCTCACCTTGTGCAAATAAatatccaaataattttttttttcatgttaactttttatttaaaattaaattattaaattataaaaaaaaaacttaatatcataaATTACCAAACTTCAATATCCATATTATATTATTCTCACCTTTTTATTTAGGGAGTGTATATTTTGGATCAAAATCTTCTCTCGAATAATATTTAAAGTATCATTAGGAAACTTGGATTTGTAATAAAGCATTTCTTGTAGTTTTGGACTGAAAAGTGCAGTTTTGGACTGAAAATAATTTCAGTGGTATTGAAGACATTAGAAATAGTTACAACTCTTAAATATTAGatagtgttggggtcaaaatcggtcacgacggaatcaatgcctgaaagtccgtaaaagtcagcataaccgtttttacgaaaagtaatcttcgtaaagatatctttacgaacagccttgcagtaaaatatcgtccaaatctcaatcgaaccactaaataccgattgtccgaaggaaacggacatgtatccaaatcggccgcggacaagctcgagtatggaaatcagaccgctgacaagccaagctcgatcgatacgtagcgaccgagcgatcgtcccgctcggtcgctacgtagcgaccgagctcgagccaaagctcggtcgctacgtagcgaccgagctcgagccatagctcggtcgctacgtagcgaccgagcgatcgtcccgctcggtcgctacgtagcgaccgagggctcgtcccgctcggtcgctacgaagcgaccaggctcgagccaaagttcggtcgctgtgtagcgattaaacctttccgaacgtcaatacgacaccagttcttgcattctcgtcaaaaccttcgaatgctatctcccgaagaccgtagcaagctcagtccatgtttcccgccattctaattcatcgatcaaacttcgcggattagaaaccgcggaaaactcgtagtaaacgtgtcgagtcggaagacggcccaaagggacctaaaacacgactcgaggcccatcctatgattttcctaaccaaaagcccgtaaaccacagacttgtttacgcttggtccacaaggaaggataaatgtcaagtttccgcggataaatacggaagttttgaagataattgtgaagagcgggaaaaatggaatatctccatttttatgctatgacggcttaagggcagaagagtaaaagcgtaaaccgaccttggagctagtatataaggagtcctaggcgcgGAGCAAGAGGgtgagaactttttagattcggaattctctgcacttagaaactttaggcttattctcgacaagttcggtttctatgactggcactcaattactagacgaactcgcccaggcagttcgatctcttgtcaagctctatcaattgaactacgttcggcttgatcctcgaaaggggtacgtaggcagcctttaacaaggttcagtccgaaatcaatctaagccttttagatatctttttcgtcctttgttatcgagctgcgactcaactaggattagggttttatgttgctagaactaggtaactcgctgacggcccctgcgaccaaagcctttgtattcgcttgtaatgatcgcaacgctcttacgcggactcgaaataagatctactgttttctctaaactcgtttgttatcttttcatgatttccgcatatattcgatcacttgtcgttggctctcgcagagatccgggacctctgggagattagggtttttctagtttccttatttaaacggaaatcgacagtgcgaatttcggttcctacagtttggcgctagaaggagggggtgtaacggattactcttactcatggccacaaaacgcttgatcgaaacgatgtctggatatatgaaagacaaagtcgcagcactgactgctcctatggccaacgcttacgcaaacgccgtagttttcaacaaaatcgaaaacttagtcgcgaccttccgccacaggaagaacactaaaacaagctcgcgatttctccctgtaaacaagaagggaaacgataaatcttatcaaaaccccgtaaacaaatctcgatgcgtaagggttttaccaaaacacgttttccgaaaacatttcggaaggataaaacttgttttcccaaaaaaccgctgaaaaacccctatgttaatcgcggaaaaaggaaacacaacaaaacgattacacagctcggttgctacgtagcgaccgggcacgcacactgcttggtcgctacgtagcgaccgagcacgcacacgctgctcggtcgctacgtagcgaccgagcacacacgctagcgaccgagcacgcacacggttacacagctcggtcgctacgt
The sequence above is drawn from the Brassica napus cultivar Da-Ae chromosome A8, Da-Ae, whole genome shotgun sequence genome and encodes:
- the LOC125576877 gene encoding uncharacterized protein LOC125576877, producing MEEFALWSGLRMNKSKTELYTAGLNNAETLEISRLGFTMGSMPIRYLGLPLMYKKLRLTDYRPLIDRISSNFNSWSAKALSFAGRRRLLSSVIYGSINFWTTAFILPKNCIKKVESLCSQFLWGGTETKKSIAKVAWKTLKLIWRLFTAKDSLWASWVKEYRIKGENFWALDVTKCTSSSWRSLLSLRGLAARFLKAKLGKCQQLSFWYDQWTPLGPLINRFGTLGPRELQIPVVASVAQACNNDGWLIRGARSPAAEELHTYLTTILLPSLSTIDDTYVWEIDGNELQNVSTSETLSMVRNRALEQRWTQNIWFKGHIPRHAFTAWVAHQDRLPTRSRLVDWGMNIPSSVVVSVVLKSKQRPPIPSVGFHTWTGFSEWMGIRDSVVSLTLKRAVAQVTISSLWTERNKRLHDGVSQTPSIIFKIIDHIIRNAILGRRNTDLFQPLMQEWLRYE